DNA from Tripterygium wilfordii isolate XIE 37 chromosome 4, ASM1340144v1, whole genome shotgun sequence:
cgactgtcaaaggaatgccgaagctttgtcagtaatatgactgtcatagatattcctactaaagtgcaagaggcgttgttggatccaaaatgggcaactgcaatgactgaggagatgacagcacttgagaaaaatcaaacttgggaattggtggagttgccgaaaggaaaaaaagctgttggttgtaggtgggtgtacaccgtcaagtgcaagcctgatggttcggttgataggtataaagctaggcttgtggctaaaggattcacccagacgtatggggttgattatcaggaaacgtttgctcctgttgcaaaaattaatacggttcgagtcctaatatccctagctgcaaattttgattggcctctacaacaatatgatgtaaaaaatgcttttttacatggtgagctacaagaagaagtttatatgtctctgcccccaggatatgaagctccaggtgatcaaagtgtcgtgtgtaaactgaagaaagccttatacgggttgaaacaatctcctcgagcttggtttggtcgattccgacttgctatgagaagattcggctataagcaaagtaatgcagatcacactttatttttgaaaagagttggtgataaattaacggctctcattatttatgttgacgacatggtagtgacaggcaacgattctgaagaaatgcgtaaactgagagactatttgtcaactgaatttgatatgaaggatttgggaggattaaaatattttttgggcattgaagttgttcgttctgagcaaggcatatttttatcccaacgaaagtatgtgcttgacttattaacagaaactggtatgcttggatgtcagccaattggatctcctatggaacaaaatcatggattggaagagtcttcgaatcaaacttcaatagacaaattacgatatcaaaggttagttgggcgtttaatctatttgtctcatacgaggccagatattgcatatgcggtcagtgttgtgagtagatttatgcacaatcctggtaaacaacatatggatgcagttattagaattctgagatatttaaaatctgcaccgggaaaaggcttacttttttctaagaatgggcatgcagacgtatggggctataccgactcagattgggcaggtaaaggagaccgaagaagatcaaccactgggtatttaacttttgttggaggaaatctggttacttggagaagtaaaaagcaaaaagttgtctcattgtctagtgcagaagccgaatacagagcaatggtgaaaggtatttgtgagttgttatggctcaaacggcttatgggggagctgagtttgtcaattaaaagaccaatgaaattgtattgtgataatcagtcagtaattaaaattgctgagaacccagtgcaacatgatcggactaaacatgtggaaattgataggaatttcgtgtatgaaaagctagaagaaaaaataattgaagttccgtatatgaagaccgaagatcagttggctgatgtgttaaccaagggagtgtcaaattcagtgtttgctgattcacttgtcaagctgggcatatacgatgtctatgcaccaccttgagggggagtgttgaatagagtcaaagatttacccaagatttactttattgattgaagactttattgacaaactcaatattgattgaagactttccttaattgaagattcggcaatcaatattgatttgtctaagttcataattgatgcctcaattgttgactaattgatgcctcaattgttgactttgatagtgactttgatagagattgtaattacgtagatcattgattgtaaaccaatgtaatagctatataggtgtttcccacttcaataaaaagatattgattgcaaaattaagtccAAATACAGCTGAAAATATGGATACTCTTTACAAGAGAGATTAAACGTACAACTGATTTTATAGTGTCTTACTAGCTAACTAAATTTCAGAAAAATAGCTCCATTTGTAATAAGGGAAGGAAACTAAGATTTGAAGTTGCAACGCTCAATAATCTTGAAAAgtgaggaaaagaaaacaaatctcCGGCTCTTCTAGGTATTCGCATTCAAATAATAAAACTATCCAACACAACTTCCACCGCGATGCATCAAGTTTCAGCATCTTTTCCCCATAAAATGAATTGATTAACCATGAGCTACAACAGCCTACATGTTATAGCAGAAAGTGGAAGGTTGCGGCAAAAAAGGATCCCTCAGGTACAGGTTATCACCTATACAATAATCGCACCGCAAAATTGGTTCATCAAATAGCATGTAAGAGTAACATGCTTCAAAATTGGTTGGTTTGTGACCCAAATTTTACAAAACCCACATCTCTCCCCATCATAACAACGAAATTATATCCTACAAATATCAATATTTCAAAACCAACATGACTACACGCATTTTGACAAAAAGAAGATAAATCGAACTACGTTTGCATCATAGGACTCATAGCTCGCACATATACAAAGCAAAACTCGCAGGATCACAAACAAAATTCTCACCGGaatttaaaaaaggaaaagaaaaagaaaaaccgcAACAGCCATTGCCACATTGAGAAATAAAGATCAGCATTTGAGGACATTAAATTGATACATTTAGTATAACATTGGATTGTGTTGCGTACCTTTGAAGAAGAAACCTAAGGGAGAAGAAATGGAGAGCGAGTGAGCGAAGAGAGAAAATGCGTTATCATAAttatatataggagaagaaatAAATTACAGAgtttgttttaagttttttttagatggttttttttaatttttaattttaaaagaaattgataaagaagaaattgatgTGGTCAAAATCAAATGTTGTTGTAAGGCTTAGCTGGCAGTTGTTGTTTTGGTACATGGAGGTTGGCAATTGGTTGTCAAATAATGGGActcatttgtttctttttctctccctattttttggtttcttttttttttttttaaataaaaaaataaagacttGTTTTGTCcccacaaatgcacaaaaatgaataACAAGAATATGTTGTGGGACATACTAACACTGTTCCCATACCAATCTAGAGCTTTGTGTATCTTGGATTCAACTTCAAGAAAACTAGTGTTTAATAGAATCTTCAGCTTATTACTAAGGTTAATAACAATTTACTTCCCTTCAATTATTGATTTTTAGGTATTACGTTGGTTAAAACTTCCGTTTaatgttctttatttttcagaaaaatggaaaaaaattgtCTCTTTTCTCGTTTTCTAGTAATTTTAACTACTGTTATGTTTCCCATATTTTCTAAAATAGGCAATCAAACATATTTTTGGGGTTGTTTCCTATTTTTCGGAAAATGAAAAGCATGAAACTACCAAAGAGAGGCTAGATTGAAACACATGTAATGCTAGGGAAAGAACAAAAAACCTAGATTGTTGAAATGAGTTGTTCATTTCAAAAGGGCCTCCTTATCTGCTTTGTGTGCCTTGTATACAAAGGCTTAAGACTTCTGATGCTGAAAAGTACCAAGACATCGTAATTCTTACTCTTTAACAGGACCAAATGCTGCATATCTAGCCCTACAAATAGTTTGTAGATTAAGCTTTCACTTTTGCttccaaattttcttgtttgAGAGTCACTTCCAATTTCATTCGCAACTTCTTTTTTCTGGTCTAAAGAGTTGAAGAGCTTTCTGCCGTAAGAACAGTATGCAATTATGCATGCACaacaatgccaaaaaaaaaatcaccttcTGATATAATGTTATGTATTGAAACAGGCATTATTGAACCATTTTTGGTGTTATGAACTTGTACAAGATCCCCTCATGATCATTTCTTCTAATGGAATTTGCAGAGATTAATGTGAATGACTTAAGCTTAAAGCCATTTAGCTGCGAAGAAGATGCAGAAGGGAACATTTTGGAAACTATCTTTGTCCCCGCGTTACTTCAAGTTGAAGGGATCTTCGATATCTCTACCAGTAACTTGTGTAGCGCTTGAGGCTTTGAGAAAAAAGGGGAGTGATCCGCACCTTTTAAATGGAATACTTGTTTTGGTGGGCTCGAGTTGATCATACTCTCCTGTGATGCGATGGGTATGGCGTTATCTTCTGGAGTTTCGATGTAATATCGACTCACAGATCCGTATTTTGTGTCAGATAAAGAGAGCTTCTCCAAAACTGGTACAAAGGGGATTGGCCGCATTGACACAGATGCTAATGCTACATCCTGGACCAGGACAACCAAAACCATGAACAGTGAGGAAAAGGGGAAAATGGaaaggagagggaaaaaaaaaacttcataaaCAGGCAATTAGGCATTCACACAGATAAAACATCCGAACTTGCAATGATGTTTCCGCCAGATATGTTAGAACCCAGAACATTCATCGACCCATAAAAATTAACAGATTGGCAGTCTATGGTTCAAAAATAGACCAGCAATCACGATCAAAAAGCTGAATTAATTATAACAAGTATTTAAGATAGTCAATTTATCAAGAGCACAATGATTGGTGTCTATAATATCTTAACAATCCATCAAAGTAATATATGACAAAGTGCAATAGTATGCCGCAACCCATTTATAATCTACTTGTAGAGCTTGATGATCCAGAACTCGATATTCCTTACTGTAATTGTTGACAGTGTTCTCTCACCAGCCATCTAGAACAGCTTCTCAATATGGGTACGGAATTTGAACACAAATGCCATCATATATAAGGAACTGTATTTTTGTGCATATAAATGTGTGCCATTCAGTTCATTTGCAGTGTCCTTAAGTTCAGAAGCTATTCAAAATCAAAGTATTGCTATTTTGGAAGGAACCATTGCTCTGATGTATTCATAAAAAATATACACATTCACAGCAAATTAATATATCGTGCTTTCGAATATACCTTAGCAGGGCTCTGGTTGAATAACAAATCCTTCAACACTGACTTGTCTAAATCAATAGCAGTTGGGGGTTGATTGTTCCCATTTCCATACAAAAATATCTGAGCCTGGCGCATAAGATCGTTTGAACCTGCCTGCgaacagaattaagcattaGTCACAAGTTGGTGCTTGCCGAATTTGCCTCAAGACAGAGTGAAACAAAGTTCATCAGCTAATGTTCGTGGCCCATTGTGGGATCACACTCACACCTCAGACCTGAGGCCAGATCTAGTTCAAAGAAGCTACCTCGTGAATAAACATTAGTAAAAGCACAGTAATTGCTGCAAATTGAAtggaaaataatatttcttaaCCTCAAATGAATTGTTGTAACGATCATCATTAACACTCAAAAGAAATGCACCCTAAGTGGATGAGAATGATCAGATAGATTTGCTGACTGCTTCGATAACCCAAACGATATCTGTAGGTCCTACCCACTGGAAAAAAAAGGGCAATTTAAAGTTTTAAACGCATATATACAGTCATCCTGAAAATTCCCTTCACATGAAAGCTACAATTATATTTACAAACACAGCAGGATAAAGTAGTTTCACAGCTAGATGCATTCTTTCAGATCAGAGGAGCCAGGTTTGAAGACCAGCAGATGCAGATGCATCTCGGTAAATTTCTTACTTATTTTGTAAAGATGAAGCCTAACTTGGAAGTAAAAAAAGGCACAAGCTCAATGGTATATTCTTTCCATGACCAGGAAAGTTTTGTCAACAACCACACACATGAAAAGGACTCTAGATCTTGGATGGCATGAAACTGAACTGTATAAactaacaaaatttaaaaatagttCCATCAGATATATAATGCGAAATTTTGTAGTAATTAACAATGATGGGAAACCTGATGGGAGAAAATATCAAGAGTACTTTGCCCATTTGCCAACATTGCTGCAGCAACATATACAGCCTTGGAAATCTTGGAGGGAAACAACTCCATCACGAATGATATACATGCTCCACCAAAGTCATGCCCCACCAAAATCACCTGCAATTATTTGAGGGGAAATAACAGAGAAGTTTTAAAAAGAGGTCTCAAGAGAAATTGTTCTATTGTTTACGTGTTCTTTCAGATCCAAATAGCACATGGCATAACCCAAGAGGCAACGGGAACAAACAGTACATAGCATGTCACCAAAACCACATAGAATTGACATCCATGCTTTtcttataatataataaatatgttGGTATCTAGCTTAGCTCCACATACACTAATCGAAATCAAAAGTGGACAAGTTTCTTTAACAGAAGCAAGAGTATGGCTCTTCAACCTCACCTCTAATGGcacaaccttttctttttttgagaagCATCTGACACAGAACAATTATGGTGAATAAGACCATAACAACATAGAGGTGATCACTGATCACCCCAGTACGCAGATCTGGCTGCGCTAGGTCAATTTAAGGTCAACTGGAAAATGCCCTGGGGCATGCCACCTATTTAAGTATATCTTACAAGTCACTGTAAAAAGCTACCACAAACTTAACAGGGTAGCATCATTCTACTGAAACCTATGAAATTTTTTAAGAGAACTCTAGACAAGAACTATGTTACTTGCAGTGTAAAACACATGTTCTTAAACTGAGGTGCAAACTGAAAACTGAAAAGAGCAGAAATATCTACAAAACAGAgttaaacaagaaaacaaagaaatagaCCTTCTCCCCATCAGAAAGCTTTTCAAGAAAATCTGTCAGAGGCTTCACATATTGCGCAAGACTGGTAATGCCATTTGTATCAAATGAATGGATCCCAGAACCCGTTAAGTCTACAGCAGTAACTTTATAACCACATTCTTCCAGAAGTGCTATAGTTTTATACCAACACCAAGCCCCAAAGCCTCCTCCATGGACAAGGACAAAATGATTGCTCTCAAGATCATCAAGCTTTATATCCTGTCAATGAGAAAACAGTTGGGAAGTGGGAATAAAGAGGAATATAAAAATGAGTAATAATAATGATTAAGCAAATCAACTGATATAGTTGGATCCAGTACCATCTATATAGCCATATACTGCCCCAGATGAAACCTTGCAATTAAAATTTCTTGAGAATCTTATCTAGATTTTGATAATTATAGCGAAAGCTAGCAATCAATTGGAAACTATATGCTTAGGAAGCAGTTATCTTATAGCATCTAAATGGTGATGCGTAACAAATTAGCTCAAAATTGGTGGAATAGCTTATATGCATCAAACAAATAACAGCAAGCATAGACAATCATTCATTAAGACGGAATAAAAAATTTACTGTATAATGCCGGCACAAAAGGATTAGAAAACTAGGCACATGCATAGACATGAGTGCAACAATCATACTCAAACGGTCTTTCCCAATTTACTAGACATTGTAACAGACAAGGAAACATCTTTCTACATTTCTATAGATTCAATTACAGTTTGCAACTATCCCTCGGCATGAGCCCAAACTCCCAACAGAAATAAGTATTAAAAACATTGCATAAACGGATATCAGACTTTACTCCTCTTGAATACGACTATTCTTATTTCCCACATTATCAAATTTCAATTCCACTGATAGGCAATAGCTTAGCTATCATCATCCAAATCAACACTGCGACACAAATtaacatcaaaattatgaaattctCCATTACCATAACTTTTAACTTGATCAGCTATAACCAAAACGCACAAACACTAACTTCTCATCCTCTGACAAACACTTGTAGAGCCGCCGGTTCACAGAACACAAAGCCATAAAGAAACATCTCTCCTCTTCCATAATTGCCCTTCAACAACCCCTCGGAAAACCCAATCCCAGAAACGCAAACCCCACATAAGACCCCCGCACGCAATCACACAGCTCggcaaaataaaaactaaaacttGACGGAAAAAGAATCCCACGAACCCAAACCTGATTAACAAGCTGGTGAGGCTGCAAAAGAGGGTCTGTAAGCGACCGTGCCCTGGAACTCGAGCTCCGGGGCAACTGGGTCTTCTTGGACCCAGAATTCTGGTACCGCAGCGAAGCAGAGCGATCGAACGGCACGTTCCCATCCTTCTGGTGCTGCCTGAAGAGGATCGCAGCCGCCAGAGCATGCTCGTGAATCAACGCGTCCTCTTTGCTTGTGGACCTGATCCGAGTCCATCTTTTGCTACCGTTCGATAAGGGAGGTGGGTTCTGCAGACGCTTCACTGGTCTTTTCTTCTTCACTGTAGCGGGTGCGAAGCAGTTGCCCATTGTAGGTTCATGCAGAGCAAGAAAAATACAACACAAAGAAAGAAACTTTCCCCTATATGtatgtttatataaatatattcataCGTGTATGTGCGTATATTCGTTCGTTAT
Protein-coding regions in this window:
- the LOC119995918 gene encoding putative methylesterase 11, chloroplastic, with product MGNCFAPATVKKKRPVKRLQNPPPLSNGSKRWTRIRSTSKEDALIHEHALAAAILFRQHQKDGNVPFDRSASLRYQNSGSKKTQLPRSSSSRARSLTDPLLQPHQLVNQDIKLDDLESNHFVLVHGGGFGAWCWYKTIALLEECGYKVTAVDLTGSGIHSFDTNGITSLAQYVKPLTDFLEKLSDGEKVILVGHDFGGACISFVMELFPSKISKAVYVAAAMLANGQSTLDIFSHQAGSNDLMRQAQIFLYGNGNNQPPTAIDLDKSVLKDLLFNQSPAKDVALASVSMRPIPFVPVLEKLSLSDTKYGSVSRYYIETPEDNAIPIASQESMINSSPPKQVFHLKGADHSPFFSKPQALHKLLVEISKIPST